A part of Blastopirellula retiformator genomic DNA contains:
- a CDS encoding TadE/TadG family type IV pilus assembly protein, translating into MYRSKRTGAAVVEFAIVAPLFFLLVFGMIEYGRMVMVQQVITNASREGARRAVLDGTTTSEVVAAVEEFLDQASVNGPNLQVRVTPDPPGTAENGDPVGVTISVPFSDVSWIPSPMYLGGTTLEAKTVMRREGIK; encoded by the coding sequence TTGTACCGATCAAAACGAACGGGAGCGGCTGTCGTCGAATTCGCGATCGTCGCGCCGCTCTTCTTCCTGTTGGTGTTCGGCATGATCGAATACGGCCGGATGGTGATGGTTCAGCAGGTGATTACGAACGCGTCGCGCGAAGGAGCTCGCCGAGCGGTTCTCGATGGGACGACCACTAGCGAAGTGGTCGCCGCGGTCGAAGAATTTCTCGACCAGGCTTCGGTCAACGGACCGAACCTGCAGGTCCGTGTGACGCCGGATCCCCCTGGTACCGCCGAAAATGGCGACCCAGTGGGAGTGACGATTTCCGTTCCGTTTAGCGACGTCAGTTGGATCCCTTCCCCGATGTATCTCGGGGGAACGACGTTGGAAGCGAAGACGGTAATGCGTCGCGAAGGAATCAAATAA
- a CDS encoding Flp family type IVb pilin, with protein MNVLAQKIQNFLVSEDGPTAVEYAVMLALIVIVCLTAIQAIGTQANATFTKIGNDMSTANATGGATP; from the coding sequence ATGAACGTTCTCGCTCAAAAGATTCAGAATTTCCTGGTATCCGAAGATGGCCCGACCGCGGTTGAGTACGCCGTGATGTTGGCCCTGATCGTCATCGTATGCTTGACGGCCATTCAGGCCATCGGTACGCAGGCGAACGCCACGTTTACCAAGATTGGTAACGACATGTCGACCGCCAACGCCACCGGCGGCGCCACTCCGTAG
- a CDS encoding type II and III secretion system protein family protein, whose product MITFRRPLGFLYRCAVACMLTALATAAHAQNPGAVPSVNFSVDAPNQRLEMMVNSSRIFTLDAKIPKAQVNNPDLLRLTPLAPNKIQVSALKPGVTQVNLWNEDGNIHTIDVIIIGDGRELQLLLETEFPNSSIKVRPLASSVVLSGYVDRPEAVSRIVAIAEDYYPKVINNINVGGVQQVMLKVKVYEVSRTKLRQLGIDWASIGSEYFVSSTASSILGPAGVLTSGARDGLEATAQTVQFGVLGSQTQFYGFMEALRQKNVAKLTSEPTLTTISGRPASFLSGGEVPIQVASGLGTTSIEFKDFGTRVDFVPIVLGNGNLKLEVRPEVSEVDASLAVGGTPGFRTRRADTAVEMKAGQSMALAGLIQEKIETESRGVPYLADLPWVGAAFRRNVDRRNEVELLIIVTPELIGPLNPEEVPCEYPGSNTGIVNDCELYGRGYVEVPACPPGGACIDGGMPGMIGPYDGENIAPGPPVIEMSEPVIQGQMMHSPAPAHQPAPAPSPAPAKPAMVETSNPLQPALSEPALIGPVGYDALRF is encoded by the coding sequence ATGATCACTTTTCGCCGCCCTCTGGGGTTTCTGTATCGCTGTGCGGTCGCTTGTATGCTGACCGCACTGGCGACCGCCGCCCACGCCCAAAATCCGGGCGCCGTGCCGAGCGTTAACTTTTCGGTCGACGCTCCCAATCAGCGATTGGAGATGATGGTCAACTCCAGTCGCATCTTCACGCTGGACGCCAAGATTCCGAAGGCGCAGGTCAACAACCCTGACTTGCTGCGGTTGACCCCGCTGGCCCCGAACAAGATCCAAGTCTCGGCCCTCAAGCCGGGCGTGACGCAGGTCAACCTGTGGAACGAGGACGGCAATATCCACACGATCGACGTGATCATCATCGGCGACGGTCGCGAATTGCAGCTGTTGCTCGAGACGGAGTTCCCCAACTCCTCGATCAAGGTGCGTCCGCTGGCCAGCAGCGTCGTGCTCTCGGGCTATGTCGATCGCCCGGAAGCGGTCAGCCGAATCGTGGCGATTGCCGAAGATTACTACCCGAAAGTCATTAACAACATCAACGTCGGCGGCGTGCAGCAGGTGATGCTGAAGGTGAAGGTATACGAAGTCTCGCGCACCAAGTTGCGTCAGCTCGGCATCGACTGGGCCTCGATCGGCAGCGAGTACTTCGTCAGCTCGACCGCCTCCAGCATCCTGGGCCCGGCCGGCGTGTTGACCAGCGGCGCCCGCGACGGCCTGGAAGCGACCGCCCAAACGGTTCAGTTTGGCGTGCTCGGCTCGCAAACGCAGTTTTACGGTTTTATGGAAGCCCTGCGGCAAAAAAACGTCGCCAAATTGACGTCGGAACCGACGCTGACCACCATTAGCGGACGACCAGCGAGCTTTCTGTCGGGCGGTGAAGTGCCGATTCAAGTCGCCTCCGGCCTCGGTACTACCTCGATTGAGTTCAAAGACTTTGGTACGCGAGTCGACTTTGTGCCGATCGTCTTGGGTAATGGCAATCTGAAGTTGGAGGTGCGGCCAGAAGTGAGCGAAGTCGACGCCAGTTTGGCGGTCGGTGGCACGCCTGGTTTCCGGACGCGACGGGCCGACACCGCCGTCGAGATGAAAGCGGGACAGTCGATGGCGTTGGCCGGATTGATTCAGGAAAAGATCGAAACGGAAAGCCGCGGTGTACCGTACTTGGCCGATTTGCCGTGGGTTGGCGCCGCGTTCCGCCGCAACGTCGATCGTCGCAACGAAGTAGAACTGTTGATCATCGTGACGCCCGAGTTGATTGGCCCGCTCAATCCGGAAGAAGTGCCGTGCGAATACCCCGGCTCGAACACCGGCATCGTCAACGACTGCGAACTGTATGGTCGCGGTTATGTCGAAGTTCCGGCTTGCCCGCCGGGCGGCGCCTGCATCGATGGCGGCATGCCGGGGATGATCGGCCCGTACGACGGCGAAAACATCGCCCCGGGACCGCCGGTGATCGAGATGTCGGAACCGGTGATTCAGGGTCAGATGATGCATTCGCCGGCTCCGGCGCATCAGCCGGCCCCAGCCCCGAGCCCCGCTCCGGCCAAGCCGGCGATGGTGGAAACGTCAAATCCGCTGCAGCCGGCGCTGTCGGAACCAGCGTTGATCGGACCGGTCGGTTATGACGCTTTGAGATTTTAA
- a CDS encoding A24 family peptidase yields the protein MEYVNDLGAAIAEHWPVWVVTITLIVAAVIDGFQLKVPNWITFPFIIAGWIYSVAAFGWEGLGWSMLGTVVGLALLLPAYAIGGMGAGDVKLLAGVGAWMYGTTTFYAFCISAVVGAVLAIGMVLFRGAWEKHSNQAWMILNEILTIRDPNQLSAIAAERKPTMMLLPYGIPIAIGSIAYFIWMGMLV from the coding sequence ATGGAATACGTAAACGATTTGGGCGCCGCGATCGCGGAGCATTGGCCGGTTTGGGTTGTGACCATCACCTTGATCGTCGCTGCGGTGATTGACGGCTTTCAGCTGAAGGTCCCCAACTGGATCACGTTCCCCTTCATCATCGCCGGCTGGATCTACAGCGTGGCGGCGTTCGGCTGGGAAGGTCTCGGCTGGAGCATGCTGGGCACGGTCGTCGGTTTGGCGCTGTTGCTGCCGGCTTATGCGATCGGCGGCATGGGCGCGGGCGACGTCAAGCTGCTAGCTGGCGTTGGCGCCTGGATGTATGGCACGACCACGTTCTACGCATTCTGCATTTCGGCCGTTGTCGGCGCGGTGCTGGCGATCGGCATGGTCTTGTTCCGAGGGGCTTGGGAAAAGCACTCGAACCAGGCCTGGATGATTTTGAACGAAATTCTGACGATTCGTGACCCGAATCAGCTTTCGGCGATCGCCGCAGAACGGAAGCCGACCATGATGTTGCTTCCGTACGGCATCCCGATCGCGATCGGCTCGATCGCCTACTTCATTTGGATGGGAATGCTGGTATGA
- a CDS encoding CpaF family protein produces the protein MSVRSLNAEAKSGDAKQAEFENLKRRIHGKLVDKLDLSKVGELEGEVLRREIRLVVEHLCDTEETLLNRNERERLIEEVLDETFGLGPLELLLKDHGISDILINGPKQIYCEKGGRLEKSQVTFRDNNHLLQIIDRIVSRVGRRVDETCPMVDARLPDGSRFNAIIPPLALDGAAVSIRRFGSNPLKLEDLLNYKAFTPEMVMLLEGAIKARLNIIIAGGTGSGKTTLLNTLSSFIASSERIVTIEDAAELQLQQDHVVRLETRPPNVEGKGGVTATDLVRNALRMRPERIIIGECRGGETLDMLQAMNTGHEGSMTTIHANTPRDGIARIETLISMAGFELPIKAMRQQIASAVDLIIQANRLQGGPRRVTHITEVIGMEQDTVVMQDVYRYNKTGIDETGRARGQFEATGVRPNFMARLESAGVRLPASAFRQRVMLVD, from the coding sequence ATGTCCGTACGATCATTGAACGCAGAAGCGAAGAGCGGAGACGCGAAGCAGGCCGAATTCGAAAACCTGAAGCGTCGTATTCATGGCAAGCTGGTCGATAAGCTTGATCTCTCCAAGGTTGGCGAGTTGGAAGGCGAAGTTCTGCGCCGCGAGATTCGCTTGGTGGTCGAACATCTTTGCGATACCGAGGAGACGCTCCTCAATCGCAACGAACGGGAACGTCTGATCGAAGAGGTCTTGGACGAAACGTTCGGTCTGGGCCCGCTCGAATTGCTGCTGAAAGATCATGGGATCAGCGATATTCTGATCAACGGCCCCAAGCAGATCTACTGCGAAAAAGGGGGACGTCTCGAGAAAAGCCAGGTCACCTTCCGCGATAACAATCACCTGCTGCAGATTATCGACCGCATCGTTTCTCGGGTCGGCCGTCGTGTGGACGAAACCTGCCCGATGGTCGACGCCCGTCTGCCGGACGGCTCGCGTTTCAATGCGATCATTCCGCCGCTGGCGCTGGACGGCGCTGCGGTGTCGATTCGTCGTTTCGGCTCCAATCCGCTGAAGCTGGAGGACCTGCTCAACTACAAGGCTTTCACGCCTGAGATGGTGATGCTGCTGGAAGGCGCCATCAAAGCCCGGCTGAACATCATCATCGCCGGCGGTACTGGTTCCGGTAAGACGACGCTGCTGAACACGCTGTCGAGCTTTATTGCGTCGTCGGAACGTATCGTGACGATCGAAGACGCGGCGGAACTGCAGTTGCAGCAAGATCACGTGGTGCGGCTGGAAACCCGCCCGCCGAACGTCGAAGGGAAGGGGGGCGTGACCGCTACCGACCTGGTGCGCAACGCCCTGCGTATGCGTCCTGAACGAATCATCATCGGTGAGTGCCGCGGCGGCGAAACGCTCGACATGCTGCAGGCCATGAACACCGGTCACGAAGGCTCGATGACCACGATCCACGCCAATACGCCGCGCGACGGCATCGCCCGTATTGAGACGCTGATTTCGATGGCGGGCTTTGAGTTGCCGATCAAGGCGATGCGTCAGCAGATCGCCAGCGCGGTCGACTTGATCATTCAGGCTAACCGTCTGCAAGGCGGTCCGCGTCGCGTCACGCACATCACTGAGGTGATCGGCATGGAGCAAGACACCGTCGTGATGCAAGACGTGTATCGATACAACAAAACCGGCATCGATGAGACAGGGCGAGCTCGAGGCCAGTTTGAAGCGACCGGCGTCCGGCCGAACTTTATGGCGCGACTTGAGTCGGCCGGAGTTCGGCTTCCGGCCAGCGCGTTCCGACAACGCGTGATGTTGGTCGACTAA
- a CDS encoding MFS transporter, translated as MNVSIFLRLCLMMFIQFFVWGSWYVTAYLYLGKVGFGGPEIAWTYSVGPIAAIISPFVVGIFADRFFATERVLGTLHIAGGLFMFAAATVMNVGDPATADPAALPAPWLVNLLFFGHMLCYMPTLSLTNTLALHNMTNPETEFPPIRVFGTIGWIVAGVLVSFQAWDAAINLFYLAALAGIIMGLYCFSLPHTPPPAKGTELRIGALIGIDAWGMLKNRSFLVFILSSFLICIPLAFYYQLAGKYVDACGIPNPAFKMSFGQMSEIIFMILMPLFFARLGVKWMLIFGMFAWVVRYGLFAGASFDGTFWMVIVGVALHGICYDFFFVTGQIYTDKAAKPAIRGQAQGLLVLFTLGLGMFVGAQIGGQVESALTAPAEQKDELLANAAKIETGMKSLAIAESAATQVAAQAGTLAHEVAPTTMTVEIGGDVTPFDATFSTSDGQEKLQGEIAEIGTKLDEARQERSKLLLQTLNWFWVWAIPCIFAGLIMVMFGLIFKDVPATPKEEEESAPAAH; from the coding sequence ATGAACGTATCGATCTTTTTGCGCCTTTGTTTGATGATGTTCATTCAGTTTTTCGTCTGGGGATCTTGGTACGTAACCGCCTACCTCTATTTAGGGAAGGTTGGCTTTGGCGGCCCCGAAATTGCCTGGACCTACTCGGTTGGTCCGATCGCGGCGATCATCTCGCCGTTTGTGGTCGGGATCTTCGCGGATCGCTTTTTTGCGACCGAGAGGGTGCTGGGGACGTTGCACATCGCAGGGGGACTGTTCATGTTTGCTGCGGCGACGGTGATGAACGTGGGAGATCCGGCGACGGCCGATCCAGCGGCTCTGCCGGCGCCCTGGCTGGTGAATCTGCTCTTCTTTGGTCACATGTTGTGCTACATGCCGACACTGTCGCTGACCAACACGTTGGCGCTGCATAACATGACCAACCCCGAGACCGAGTTCCCGCCGATTCGCGTGTTTGGCACGATCGGCTGGATCGTCGCCGGGGTGTTGGTCAGCTTTCAAGCTTGGGACGCGGCGATCAACCTGTTTTACCTGGCGGCGTTGGCGGGGATTATCATGGGCCTGTATTGCTTCTCGTTGCCGCATACGCCGCCGCCGGCGAAGGGGACCGAGCTGCGGATTGGCGCGCTGATCGGAATCGACGCGTGGGGCATGTTGAAGAACCGTTCGTTCCTCGTCTTTATTCTCAGCTCGTTTTTGATCTGCATTCCGCTGGCGTTCTACTACCAGTTGGCGGGCAAGTACGTCGACGCGTGCGGGATTCCCAACCCTGCTTTCAAGATGAGCTTCGGTCAGATGTCGGAAATCATCTTCATGATCTTGATGCCGCTCTTCTTCGCCCGGTTAGGAGTGAAGTGGATGTTGATCTTCGGCATGTTCGCCTGGGTTGTGCGTTATGGTCTGTTTGCGGGCGCTTCGTTTGACGGGACGTTCTGGATGGTGATTGTCGGCGTGGCGCTGCACGGCATCTGCTACGACTTCTTCTTCGTCACCGGTCAGATTTATACCGACAAAGCGGCGAAGCCGGCGATTCGAGGACAGGCCCAAGGCTTGTTGGTGTTGTTTACTCTGGGCTTGGGAATGTTCGTCGGCGCCCAGATTGGCGGCCAGGTAGAGAGCGCGTTGACCGCTCCGGCCGAGCAGAAGGATGAACTGTTGGCCAATGCCGCCAAGATTGAAACTGGCATGAAGTCGTTGGCAATCGCCGAGAGCGCCGCGACGCAGGTCGCCGCTCAGGCGGGCACGTTGGCCCATGAAGTCGCGCCAACCACGATGACCGTTGAAATCGGCGGGGACGTCACGCCGTTCGACGCGACTTTCTCGACCTCAGACGGGCAAGAGAAGCTGCAGGGCGAAATCGCGGAGATTGGAACGAAGCTCGACGAAGCTCGCCAAGAACGTTCGAAACTGCTGTTGCAAACCTTGAATTGGTTCTGGGTGTGGGCGATTCCGTGCATCTTCGCCGGGTTGATCATGGTGATGTTCGGGTTAATCTTCAAGGATGTGCCGGCGACGCCCAAGGAAGAGGAAGAGTCGGCCCCGGCGGCCCATTAA
- the cpaB gene encoding Flp pilus assembly protein CpaB translates to MRPKSLILIVFALGCGLVASIGISQVLESKSQQAAAPQIEMENIFVAIEDIDINEPLTPELIKLEPWPKDKVPEGAVTNLEELENRRPRVRLYAGEPILERKLFGSNEDKGASKMIPSGYRVHSVRVTAESSASGLILPGDRVDVLVYLRSSGAINKTLTRTILENVRVFAVNEQTHRETDSEGNTINAKTVSLLVKPSQVEILMLASQLGQLSLSLRPPNEQVTDADETDDATVEELLGIDEDADPKKTERKPIAKKESDSGGGFLGFLQNYGGSKPLEVPVAETGPQWTMDLLDPNGVRRFEFGEEGKLPTEVAPGAASAPSPAPVSVPMQGLGAPAMPLGPGFAPNGAGAAGGLGLPSGMTGSGDLRMDDASPDDAAPQGLDD, encoded by the coding sequence ATGCGTCCCAAATCGTTAATTCTGATCGTATTCGCCCTGGGCTGTGGGCTGGTAGCCTCGATCGGCATCAGCCAGGTTCTGGAAAGCAAAAGCCAGCAGGCCGCCGCTCCCCAGATAGAGATGGAGAACATCTTCGTCGCGATCGAAGATATCGACATCAACGAGCCGCTGACCCCGGAACTGATCAAGCTTGAGCCGTGGCCCAAAGACAAAGTGCCCGAAGGCGCGGTCACCAACCTGGAAGAGCTCGAGAATCGTCGCCCCCGCGTGCGTCTGTACGCTGGTGAGCCGATTCTGGAACGCAAGCTGTTTGGGTCGAACGAAGACAAGGGCGCCTCGAAGATGATTCCGTCGGGCTACCGCGTGCACTCGGTTCGCGTGACCGCCGAGAGCTCGGCCTCTGGGCTGATCTTGCCGGGCGACCGCGTCGATGTGCTGGTTTACCTGCGTAGCTCGGGCGCAATCAACAAGACGCTGACCCGCACCATTTTGGAGAACGTGCGCGTCTTCGCGGTGAACGAACAAACGCATCGCGAAACCGACTCGGAAGGAAACACGATCAACGCCAAGACGGTTTCGCTGCTGGTGAAGCCGAGCCAGGTCGAGATTTTGATGTTGGCGAGCCAACTGGGCCAATTGAGCCTGTCGCTACGTCCGCCGAACGAACAAGTGACCGACGCCGACGAAACCGACGACGCCACGGTTGAGGAGCTGTTGGGCATCGACGAAGACGCTGACCCGAAGAAGACGGAACGCAAGCCGATCGCCAAGAAGGAGTCGGACTCTGGCGGCGGGTTCCTTGGTTTCCTGCAGAACTACGGCGGCAGCAAACCGCTGGAAGTTCCGGTCGCCGAGACCGGCCCGCAGTGGACGATGGACCTGCTCGACCCGAACGGCGTGCGTCGCTTTGAGTTTGGTGAAGAAGGCAAGCTTCCGACCGAAGTCGCACCGGGCGCCGCCAGCGCACCGTCGCCGGCTCCGGTTTCCGTCCCAATGCAAGGATTGGGCGCTCCGGCGATGCCGCTGGGACCGGGCTTCGCTCCGAATGGAGCGGGCGCCGCGGGCGGTCTTGGACTGCCGAGCGGAATGACCGGAAGCGGCGATTTGAGAATGGATGACGCGTCGCCTGACGACGCGGCTCCGCAGGGCCTGGATGACTAA
- a CDS encoding nucleotide-binding protein, with protein MNNVLRVALVDPTDSTREMLKSTLLGMEVIWLEAECSRYEFFADVVGQTNPDIGVVSLDGNPEKALALIEELHDVNPECSILVVSASTDGNMILRSMRAGAKEFLTHPVVLEDLVAALERISNQKFGKGESRSRGCRVITVGGATGGVGATSLAVNLGCILASNEKNNVVLIDLDLALGDADVFLDTIPDYTLVDVAQNIQRLDFNLLKRSLTKHSSGLYLLPRPVQLHDDSLISPADFSRVIGLLKATFTHLIIDLSKGFRPLDFVAMREAHDNLMVIQLDLPCLRNVVRLMMSFAETDGLKEKTRIVVNRVGLDSGQISLKKAQETIGSEIYWQIPNDYRVMVEVRNNGVPLIEQAPRAGITQAISSLADALSGDSKKAAAAGKAGISRWFGFLGGSKQAGEKQASAEEGEETVSK; from the coding sequence ATGAACAACGTATTACGAGTCGCGTTGGTGGATCCAACCGACTCGACGAGAGAAATGCTGAAGTCGACGCTGCTCGGCATGGAAGTAATCTGGCTCGAAGCCGAGTGCTCTCGGTACGAGTTCTTTGCGGACGTGGTCGGGCAAACCAATCCCGACATTGGCGTCGTCTCCCTGGACGGCAATCCCGAGAAAGCGCTGGCCCTGATCGAAGAGCTGCACGACGTGAATCCGGAGTGCAGCATCCTGGTCGTCAGCGCCTCGACCGATGGCAACATGATCTTGCGCTCCATGCGCGCCGGCGCCAAAGAGTTTCTGACCCACCCCGTGGTGCTGGAAGACCTGGTCGCCGCCCTCGAGCGAATCAGCAATCAGAAGTTCGGCAAGGGCGAATCACGCTCGCGCGGTTGTCGGGTGATCACCGTTGGCGGCGCCACCGGCGGCGTCGGCGCGACTAGCCTGGCAGTCAATCTCGGCTGTATCCTGGCGTCGAACGAGAAGAACAACGTGGTGCTGATCGACCTCGATCTCGCCTTGGGCGACGCCGACGTGTTCCTTGACACCATTCCCGACTACACGTTGGTCGACGTCGCGCAGAACATCCAGCGACTCGACTTCAACTTGCTAAAGCGATCGTTGACCAAGCACTCGTCCGGTCTGTACCTGCTGCCGCGACCGGTGCAGTTGCATGACGACTCGCTGATCAGCCCAGCCGACTTCTCTCGCGTGATCGGCTTGCTTAAGGCGACCTTCACGCACCTGATCATCGACCTGTCGAAGGGGTTCCGTCCGCTCGACTTCGTCGCGATGCGAGAAGCGCATGACAACCTGATGGTGATTCAGCTTGATCTTCCCTGTCTGCGCAACGTCGTGCGGCTGATGATGTCGTTTGCCGAAACCGACGGTTTGAAAGAGAAGACCCGCATCGTGGTTAATCGCGTCGGCCTCGACTCGGGCCAGATCAGCCTGAAGAAGGCGCAGGAGACGATCGGCAGCGAGATCTATTGGCAGATCCCCAACGACTATCGTGTGATGGTCGAGGTGCGCAACAACGGCGTGCCGCTGATCGAACAGGCTCCTCGGGCCGGCATCACGCAGGCGATTTCGAGCCTGGCCGATGCGTTGTCAGGCGACAGCAAGAAGGCGGCCGCGGCCGGCAAGGCGGGAATCAGCCGTTGGTTTGGCTTCCTCGGCGGCAGCAAGCAGGCCGGCGAAAAGCAAGCTTCGGCCGAAGAGGGCGAAGAGACCGTCTCGAAGTAG
- a CDS encoding type II secretion system F family protein, which produces MESLFSWTLLVPLAVFGLIAAGVWWLVDAMSASGSRAEDRLDEFKDPVGKKAREDRAGNAVSKVLEKATPALAAPLQPKNVKDANALKEALTHAGFRSESAPQVFLGLKFASLMLGLIAGGGLVLFLGNYTQSDLFKGIAIAGVSFYIPSIGLWYLGKKRKEQIFRGLPDALDLMVVCVEAGLGLDQAMRRVSEEMKKTYRVIAEEFGLCNFQLQVGRARTDVLHELGSRTGVEDLRSLAAILIQADKFGSSIAQALRVQSDAMRTRRRQIAEEKAAKTAVKMIFPLVFFIFPGIFVVLVGPAAITVIREMLPMMAANS; this is translated from the coding sequence ATGGAATCATTATTCAGTTGGACCTTGTTGGTACCGCTGGCCGTCTTTGGTCTAATCGCTGCCGGCGTCTGGTGGTTGGTCGACGCGATGTCGGCGAGCGGTTCTCGCGCCGAAGATCGTCTGGACGAATTCAAAGACCCGGTCGGCAAGAAGGCTCGCGAAGATCGCGCTGGCAATGCGGTCTCGAAAGTGCTCGAGAAAGCGACGCCGGCGCTGGCCGCTCCGCTACAACCGAAAAACGTCAAAGACGCCAACGCGCTGAAAGAAGCATTGACCCACGCCGGTTTCCGTAGCGAGTCGGCCCCGCAGGTTTTCCTCGGGCTGAAGTTCGCCAGCTTGATGCTGGGCTTGATCGCCGGCGGCGGGTTGGTTCTTTTCCTGGGCAACTACACGCAAAGCGACCTGTTTAAGGGGATCGCCATCGCGGGCGTCTCGTTCTACATTCCGTCGATCGGTTTGTGGTACCTGGGCAAGAAGCGAAAAGAACAGATCTTCCGCGGTCTGCCGGACGCGCTCGACCTGATGGTCGTCTGCGTCGAGGCGGGGCTTGGTCTCGACCAGGCGATGCGCCGCGTTTCGGAAGAAATGAAAAAGACCTATCGCGTCATCGCCGAAGAGTTCGGCCTCTGTAACTTCCAACTGCAAGTCGGTCGCGCCCGTACCGACGTGTTGCACGAATTGGGAAGTCGCACCGGCGTCGAAGACTTGCGTTCGCTCGCGGCGATCTTGATTCAGGCCGATAAGTTCGGTTCCAGTATCGCTCAGGCGCTTCGCGTGCAAAGCGATGCGATGCGTACACGTCGTCGCCAGATCGCGGAAGAAAAAGCGGCCAAGACCGCGGTCAAGATGATCTTCCCGCTGGTGTTCTTCATCTTCCCCGGCATCTTTGTGGTGCTGGTCGGACCGGCCGCGATTACCGTGATCCGCGAGATGTTGCCGATGATGGCCGCCAACAGCTAA
- a CDS encoding RidA family protein — MSAEAKIAELKLELPPAPKAMGLYKPVLIHDGLAYISGHGPLQMDGSLSTGKIGKDVDQQAGYDAARQTGLAMLSTLKAHLGSLDKVKRLVKTFAMVNAVDDFAAHPAVINGFSELMAEVFGADNGVAARSAIGVSGLPGNMIVEVEAIFEVE; from the coding sequence ATGAGCGCTGAAGCCAAAATCGCCGAACTGAAGTTGGAACTCCCCCCTGCTCCGAAAGCGATGGGCTTGTACAAGCCGGTCCTGATCCACGACGGCCTGGCGTACATCTCGGGTCACGGCCCCCTGCAAATGGACGGCAGCCTCTCCACCGGCAAGATCGGCAAAGACGTCGATCAACAGGCAGGCTACGACGCCGCCCGGCAAACCGGCCTGGCGATGCTCTCGACCCTCAAGGCCCACCTCGGCAGCCTCGACAAGGTGAAGCGTCTGGTCAAAACGTTCGCCATGGTCAACGCCGTCGACGACTTCGCCGCGCACCCGGCCGTGATCAACGGCTTCAGCGAACTGATGGCCGAAGTCTTCGGCGCGGACAACGGCGTCGCCGCCCGCAGCGCCATCGGCGTCAGCGGCCTGCCCGGCAACATGATCGTCGAAGTCGAAGCGATCTTCGAAGTCGAATAA
- a CDS encoding type II secretion system F family protein, producing MLSIVIPIVVFVGIAALVGGVALSFRGAGSEEAEMRLDALTGAGQPHGKEAEQNTGLLSGFQDEGNALEAYIMQFFNLRLFLDQADMSMSVANLVMICGGIGAAGGILPILLGAPIWIAPITALLLAGIPILVVHFKRKSRLNKFGKQLPDALELISRALRAGHSLGAGFRLVSEEMDDPIGREFQKVFEAQNLGVSLEDAITDMTERVPNLDLKFFGTAIILQRQTGGDLAEILDKIGRLVRQRLELFGTIQALTGEGRISGIVLLGLPPALFVALWRLNPGYVMTLFTDPLGNKMLAGAILMQLIGAYVIQKIIDIKV from the coding sequence ATGTTGTCAATTGTAATCCCTATCGTCGTCTTTGTAGGCATCGCCGCCTTGGTAGGCGGCGTAGCGCTCAGTTTCCGGGGCGCCGGGAGCGAAGAAGCGGAAATGCGGCTCGATGCGCTGACCGGCGCTGGTCAGCCGCACGGAAAAGAGGCGGAGCAGAACACCGGGTTGCTCTCCGGTTTTCAGGACGAAGGAAACGCCCTGGAAGCCTACATCATGCAGTTCTTCAATCTCCGGTTGTTTCTCGATCAGGCCGACATGTCGATGTCGGTCGCCAACCTGGTGATGATTTGCGGCGGCATCGGCGCTGCCGGCGGCATCCTGCCGATCTTGCTGGGGGCGCCAATCTGGATCGCACCGATTACCGCGCTGTTATTGGCCGGCATTCCGATCCTGGTCGTCCACTTCAAACGCAAATCGCGGCTCAACAAGTTCGGCAAGCAGTTGCCCGACGCGCTGGAGTTGATCTCGCGGGCCCTTCGCGCTGGTCATAGCTTGGGCGCCGGTTTTCGCCTGGTGAGCGAAGAAATGGATGACCCGATCGGGCGCGAGTTTCAAAAGGTGTTTGAGGCCCAAAACCTGGGCGTTTCGCTGGAAGACGCGATCACCGACATGACCGAGCGGGTGCCGAACCTCGACCTGAAGTTCTTTGGCACCGCGATTATCTTGCAGCGCCAAACGGGCGGCGACTTGGCCGAAATCTTGGATAAGATCGGCCGCCTGGTTCGTCAACGTCTCGAACTGTTCGGCACCATTCAGGCGCTGACCGGCGAAGGTCGTATCTCTGGCATCGTGCTGCTAGGTTTGCCGCCGGCGCTGTTTGTGGCGCTGTGGCGACTCAACCCAGGCTACGTCATGACGCTGTTCACCGACCCGCTTGGCAACAAGATGCTGGCCGGGGCGATTCTGATGCAGCTGATCGGCGCGTACGTCATCCAAAAAATCATCGATATCAAAGTGTAG